In a single window of the Grus americana isolate bGruAme1 chromosome 31, bGruAme1.mat, whole genome shotgun sequence genome:
- the LOC129198034 gene encoding uncharacterized protein LOC129198034: MASSTGRAEESGPRGGSPGRPCPGPRGGHRPPEVKERRCRRPREGAPQLPRTTHPSRQRGAAAAPRDGRGAGRKRTAAEPRAGGTGARGAGAAMVSGKQLADFGYKAFSGSMLLLTVYGGYLCGVRAYRLLQRRRERQAAAGPDS, translated from the exons ATGGCCAGCAGCACGGGCCGTGCTGAGGAGAGCGGCCCGAGGGGCGGCAGCCCGGGCCGGCCCTgcccggggccgcgggggggTCACCGGCCGCCTGAGGTGAAAGAGCGGCGGTGCCGCCGGCCCCGCGAGGGGGCGCCGCAGCTCCCGCGGACTACACATCCCAGCAGGCAGCGCGGCGCCGCCGCAGCCCCACGTGACGGGCGGGGCGCTGGCCGGAAGCGCACTGCAGCGGAACCGCGCGCCGGTGGTACGGGAGCCCGAGGGGCAG GCGCAGCCATGGTATCCGGCAAACAGCTGGCCGACTTCGGCTACAAGGCCTTCTCCGGTTccatgctgctgctgacggTCTACGGCGGGTACCTGTGCGGCGTCCGCGCCTACCGCCTCCTCCAGCGCCGCCGGGAGCGGCAGGCCGCGGCCGGCCCCGACAGCTGA
- the CERS5 gene encoding ceramide synthase 5 isoform X3, with protein MLVVTSVSVVASEYFFPDLLFLLCWFLSFPVTFFILILPPVWFCLLKATRWRFTFYLSIFFYGIRFLWTAPWFWDTRQCWYNYPFQPLTSRLYYYYILELAFYWSLMFSQFTDIKRKDFLIMFVHHLATIGLITFSYMNNMVRVGTLVLCLHDASDFLLEAAKLANYAKYQRLCDAFFMLFGVVFIVTRLGIYPFWILNTTLFESWELIGPYPSWWLFNGLLITLQFLHIIWSYLIIRTAYKALVRGKVSKDDRSDVESSSEEEDVTSNSTKGVFSTSSNGSNRVNGHVASGQWTEEE; from the exons atgCTTGTAGTAACCTCTGTTAGTGTAGTAgcatctgaatatttttttcctgacttgttatttcttctgtgctggtttctttcctttccagtaACTTTCTTCATATTAATTCTTCCCCCAGTATGGTTTTGTCTACTTAAAGCCACAAG gtggagatttacattttatttaagtatatttttttatggAATCAGGTTTCTCTGGACG GCACCCTGGTTTTGGGACACACGACAGTGCTGGTACAACTACCCTTTTCAG CCTCTAACATCCAGGCTTTATTATTACTATATCTTGGAGTTGGCCTTCTATTGGTCTCTCATGTTTTCTCAGTTTACAGACATTAAACGGAAG gaTTTCCTGATCATGTTCGTCCATCATTTGGCTACAATTGGACTCATTACATTCTCTTATATGAATAATATGGTGCGGGTTGGAACTCTGGTGCTGTGCCTCCATGATGCATCAGATTTCCTTTTAGAG GCTGCAAAGCTAGCCAATTATGCCAAGTACCAACGTCTGTGCGATGCTTTCTTCATGCTCTTTGGTGTCGTATTCATTGTTACACGGTTGGGCATTTATCCTTTCTG GATTTTGAATACAACCTTATTTGAAAGCTGGGAGTTGATTGGTCCTTATCCTTCATGGTGGCTATTCAATGGGCTTTTGATAACCTTGCAGTTCTTGCATATCATCTGGTCTTATCTCATCATTCGCACTGCCTACAAGGCCCTCGTGCGGGGCAAG GTATCAAAGGATGACCGCAGTGATGTagagagcagctctgaagagGAGGATGTGACTTCCAACAGCACAAAAGGAGTTTTCAGCACTTCAAGTAACGGCTCGAACCGCGTTAATGGCCATGTGGCTAGTGGCCAGTGGACAGAAGAGGAGTAA
- the CERS5 gene encoding ceramide synthase 5 isoform X4 produces MFERSSAGFVIGGTRTNPPPSLNFVRALWFCLLKATRWRFTFYLSIFFYGIRFLWTAPWFWDTRQCWYNYPFQPLTSRLYYYYILELAFYWSLMFSQFTDIKRKDFLIMFVHHLATIGLITFSYMNNMVRVGTLVLCLHDASDFLLEAAKLANYAKYQRLCDAFFMLFGVVFIVTRLGIYPFWILNTTLFESWELIGPYPSWWLFNGLLITLQFLHIIWSYLIIRTAYKALVRGKVSKDDRSDVESSSEEEDVTSNSTKGVFSTSSNGSNRVNGHVASGQWTEEE; encoded by the exons ATGTTCGAAAGATCCAGCGCTGGTTTCGTCATCGGAGGAACCAGGACAAACCCACCACCCTCACTAAATTTTGTGAGAGCAT TATGGTTTTGTCTACTTAAAGCCACAAG gtggagatttacattttatttaagtatatttttttatggAATCAGGTTTCTCTGGACG GCACCCTGGTTTTGGGACACACGACAGTGCTGGTACAACTACCCTTTTCAG CCTCTAACATCCAGGCTTTATTATTACTATATCTTGGAGTTGGCCTTCTATTGGTCTCTCATGTTTTCTCAGTTTACAGACATTAAACGGAAG gaTTTCCTGATCATGTTCGTCCATCATTTGGCTACAATTGGACTCATTACATTCTCTTATATGAATAATATGGTGCGGGTTGGAACTCTGGTGCTGTGCCTCCATGATGCATCAGATTTCCTTTTAGAG GCTGCAAAGCTAGCCAATTATGCCAAGTACCAACGTCTGTGCGATGCTTTCTTCATGCTCTTTGGTGTCGTATTCATTGTTACACGGTTGGGCATTTATCCTTTCTG GATTTTGAATACAACCTTATTTGAAAGCTGGGAGTTGATTGGTCCTTATCCTTCATGGTGGCTATTCAATGGGCTTTTGATAACCTTGCAGTTCTTGCATATCATCTGGTCTTATCTCATCATTCGCACTGCCTACAAGGCCCTCGTGCGGGGCAAG GTATCAAAGGATGACCGCAGTGATGTagagagcagctctgaagagGAGGATGTGACTTCCAACAGCACAAAAGGAGTTTTCAGCACTTCAAGTAACGGCTCGAACCGCGTTAATGGCCATGTGGCTAGTGGCCAGTGGACAGAAGAGGAGTAA